A single window of Aspergillus oryzae RIB40 DNA, chromosome 8 DNA harbors:
- a CDS encoding uncharacterized protein (predicted protein): MANFHVPVRAFSVRIASRSLCRRPLGQIQARFSSQSAATGSITQLLDRVHNTTKVYLDFVKSLNLPEPSYQYGDGLDPRQPLPQEVADARESAIEATYELHHLLLGPLGLLFSCPGEVSSLHQPWQHLFSPV; the protein is encoded by the coding sequence ATGGCAAACTTCCATGTGCCTGTACGGGCCTTTTCCGTTCGAATTGCCTCGCGCTCATTGTGCCGCCGGCCATTAGGGCAAATCCAGGCCCGCTTCTCATCGCAAAGTGCCGCGACAGGCAGCATTACACAATTACTGGATAGAGTCCACAACACTACCAAGGTTTACCTTGACTTTGTAAAGTCCCTGAACCTCCCGGAGCCATCTTACCAGTATGGTGATGGACTTGATCCCCGCCAACCACTCCCTCAGGAAGTAGCAGATGCCAGGGAGTCCGCCATTGAGGCGACATACGAGCTCCATCACTTACTCCTGGGTCCACTTGGGCTTCTGTTTAGCTGCCCTGGCGAGGTTAGCTCCCTTCACCAACCTTGGCAACACTTGTTTTCCCCCGTCTGA
- a CDS encoding uncharacterized protein (predicted protein) — protein MTRDVLQRHQAVHEKDEARGKASLRWTKERAIEACEACATAKLSCDNERPCKRCHSKRINCVPRPKGRRLSRERLSYSLSLPPYSPQVGESPPGLSTLTPAPESGLSDSFPGNVHERYDADVAQTSELVLETVIPYTDAQAYLPMNGFPAFFEQVMLPVVDADDAVHDTQQPRVFDFMQDTDFTFLDTDIFGTNFIPDLDKALDVPMAFTEFENPPQSPLDDQESASQRAAAFGRSLWLWVPEKNQHAFSEERQIPLRDTDRIPSSYQNRLDAVKIPGKLSYQARDDILKLVIRTGGSRLSVTTFPSPDYLDTLIKIGIGKRTETDAWIHPYTFYDSDYQQLRPELLMALIGAGCVCCGMPSINKTGIILQEITRVSLAQLVEDDNSVLRDLQYLQASMMWLDIGIFSALHSALDTLTITKPRAHSTRRCVVAQPLTGQPTQLLLHTHSVLTTNR, from the exons ATGACCAGAGATGTCTTACAGCGCCACCAGGCAGTCCATGAAAAAGATGAGGCAAGGGGCAAAGCCTCATTACGATGGACCAAGGAGCGCGCAATTGAAGCCTGTGAAGCTTGCGCGACCGCAAAACTAAGTTGTGATAACGAAAGACCTTGCAAA CGATGCCATTCGAAGCGAATAAATTGTGTCCCTAGACCCAAAGGCAGGCGTCTATCACGCGAACGTCTTTCCTATTCATTGTCTCTCCCGCCCTACTCTCCGCAAGTAGGAGAATCGCCGCCGGGCCTGTCAACTCTGACACCAGCACCTGAATCTGGGCTATCAGACTCATTCCCGGGCAATGTGCATGAAAGGTACGATGCGGACGTTGCCCAAACCAGCGAGTTGGTCTTGGAGACCGTTATCCCCTACACGGACGCGCAGGCGTATTTACCCATGAACGGATTTCCCGCATTTTTCGAACAAGTGATGCTGCCGGTTGTGGACGCCGACGATGCAGTCCACGATACACAACAGCCACGTGTGTTCGATTTCATGCAGGACACCGATTTCACATTTCTAGATACCGACATCTTCGGCACAAACTTCATACCAGATCTAGATAAGGCACTCGATGTTCCAATGGCTTTCACTGAGTTCGAAAACCCTCCACAATCCCCGCTAGACGATCAGGAATCCGCAAGTCAGCGTGCTGCAGCCTTTGGACGTTCATTGTG GCTTTGGGTGCCCGAGAAGAATCAACATGCATTcagcgaagaaagacagattCCCTTACGCGACACTGACAGGATTCCATCCTCGTACCAGAATCGCTTGGATGCAGTAAAAATTCCTGGGAAACTCTCATATCAAGCGAGGGATGATATTTTGAAGCTGGTCATACGGACCGGAGGCTCTCGACTTTCAGTGACGAcctttccatctccagactATCTTGACACTCTGATTAAAATCGGGATTGGGAAGCGAACTGAGACGGACGCCTGGATCCACCCCTACACTTTCTATGATTCAGACTATCAACAGCTGCGTCCAGAACTGCTCATGGCTTTGATTGGGGCGGGATGTGTCTGTTGTGGAATGCCCTCTATCAACAAGACTGGCATCATTTTGCAGGAAATTACTCGAGTGAGCCTCGCACAATTA GTTGAGGATGATAATAGTGTACTTCGCGATCTCCAATACTTGCAGGCTTCAATGATGTGGCTTGATATTGGAATCTTTT CCGCTTTGCACAGTGCGTTGGATACCTTAACAATTACCAAGCCGCGTGCTCACAGTACTAGGCGGTGCGTCGTAGCGCAGCCTTTGACAGGTCAACCTACACAGTTATTACTCCATACTCATTCGGTACTGACAACGAATCGTTGA
- a CDS encoding uncharacterized protein (predicted protein), producing MQSQQLTQGGRGRWSYPNANRAFCLSAHGKGTRLVFWGQIPSNVLETEEKEFCDKIDPRAPFTSMVVAHDCRLIMGPGREGDVFGIVALVPDERMNEDPNATQSWVSEGKLDKLMETFSEFPRWITDIFKYPSRASTTSLSMMSDQC from the exons ATGCAGTCACAGCAACTTACGCAAGGTGGTCGTGGAAGATGGTCCTACCCCAATGCCAACAGGGCTTTCTG CCTATCGGCTCATGGTAAGGGGACACGCCTAGTGTTTTGGGGGCAG ATCCCGTCAAATGTACTtgaaacagaagagaaggagttTTGTGATAAGATCGACCCCCGAGCGCCATTCACATCAATGGTCGTTGCACATGATTGCCGTCTGATTATGGGTCCTGGAAGGGAGGGCGATGTCTTTGGAATAGTTGCGCTGGTTCCAGATG AGCGGATGAACGAGGATCCAAACGCAACACAGTCTTGGGTTTCAGAAGGAAAACTAGATAAGTTGATGGAAACTTTCTCAGAATTCCCCCGATGGATCACGGATATTTTCAA ATATCCATCTCGAGCGAGCACCACGTCGCTTTCAATGATGTCGGATCAATGTTGA
- a CDS encoding uncharacterized protein (predicted protein), which translates to MRFSHLHPSYHLSHLLDNYDFGTGECTIVDIGGSHGEVSTEIASRYPQIRCIVQDLPETIADWTTRVPTSLQDRVTCMAHDFLTPQPVHGADVYLLRWILHDWSDKYCVRILRNLVPALKKGARVVVNDICIPEPGELGPKADRDLRSDIHPTVSVTDPVC; encoded by the exons ATGCGCTTCTCCCACCTCCACCCATCCTACCACCTATCTCACCTCCTCGATAACTACGACTTCGGCACCGGTGAATGCACAATCGTTGACATCGGCGGCTCTCATGGCGAGGTTAGCACAGAGATTGCCTCCCGGTACCCCCAGATCCGCTGTATCGTCCAGGACCTTCCAGAGACGATCGCGGACTGGACTACACGCGTGCCCACGTCCCTGCAGGATCGAGTAACCTGTATGGCGCATGACTTCCTGACCCCTCAGCCTGTCCACGGAGCGGACGTTTACCTTCTGCGCTGGATTCTGCATGATTGGTCAGACAAATATTGCGTGAGAATTCTCAGAAATTTGGTCCCGGCATTGAAGAAGGGGGCTAGGGTGGTTGTTAATGATATTTGTATTCCCGAACCGGGGGAGCTGGGGCCTAAGGCGGACCGGGACTTGAG GTCAGACATTCATCCTACCGTGAGTGTTACAGATCCTGTCTGCTAA
- a CDS encoding C2HC-type zinc finger protein (predicted protein): MKDFLYTFVDPEADRHRNVAYRLINEKQNGRNMREWCARSLEVWQAFPNNSLTAQTWIQTLDQEVQREITRAARQPQTLGEAHDMAIQYWSMLHRERSLRDSEGSGRKRADGGNQGPAGFNRGRKRPRENETPATRPRGSRSSPGQPPFKARRWNDGTQAAHERKRDWQKKEGRCFRCNEMGHRIWECPKAADGAPGKDASREQ, from the coding sequence atgaaagacttCCTTTATACGTTCGTCGACCCGGAGGCGGACCGACATCGGAACGTCGCGTATCGCCTCATaaatgagaaacagaacGGAAGAAACATGCGCGAATGGTGTGCCCGAAGCTTAGAAGTATGGCAAGCCTTCCCAAATAACTCTCTCACGGCTCAAACGTGGATCCAAACGCTCGATCAGGAGGTCCAGAGGGAGATCACTCGCGCGGCTCGCCAGCCACAAACCCTGGGAGAAGCACACGATATGGCAATCCAAtattggtcaatgcttcaTCGTGAACGCAGTCTACGCGACAGTGAAGGAAGCGGCCGAAAGCGCGCCGACGGGGGAAACCAGGGTCCGGCTGGATTTAACAGAGGCAGGAAACGCCCTCGTGAAAACGAAACCCCTGCTACGCGTCCCCGCGGCAGCCGCTCTTCGCCCGGGCAACCGCCTTTCAAAGCCCGTCGATGGAATGACGGCACGCAGGCGGCCCATGAGCGCAAAAGGGActggcagaagaaagagggacgCTGTTTCCGATGCAACGAGATGGGCCACAGAATCTGGGAGTGCCCCAAGGCCGCCGACGGCGCGCCGGGGAAAGATGCCTCCCGCGAACAATAG
- a CDS encoding FAD-dependent oxidoreductase (predicted protein): MPIQLVYGKWESRVEKWTSRGFHELGETEKIFFMRRCDSDLMSFLFFLSQLIMTTTSTPFQIVIVGGGIAGLTAAIALRGPSRKIIVLEQSRLNKEIGAMISLQPNATKIVYKTWGLGKELSTSRAMVDQGFRVYSTEGELVNEVPLTTKTEYGASRVLWHRKDLHDALKRAVLSPSTVAGGLVEIRVSSRVVRCDPWGGVVTLESGEEIRGDIIIGADGM, from the coding sequence ATGCCGATTCAGTTGGTGTACGGCAAGTGGGAGTCGAGGGTGGAAAAGTGGACAAGCCGCGGATTTCATGAACTGGGTGAAACTGAGAAGATATTCTTCATGCGACGATGTGACTCGGATCTCATGTcatttttgttctttctctcccaaCTCATCATGACAACAACAAGCACTCCGTTCCAAATTGTCATTGTCGGAGGTGGCATAGCTGGCCTCACGGCAGCTATTGCCCTCCGGGGCCCCAGCAGGAAGATTATCGTACTCGAACAATCACGGCTTAACAAGGAGATTGGTGCTATGATTTCTCTCCAGCCAAACGCCACCAAGATCGTTTATAAAACTTGGGGTTTGGGGAAAGAACTGAGCACATCTCGTGCAATGGTGGATCAGGGATTCCGAGTGTATTCAACTGAGGGGGAGCTGGTGAATGAAGTCCCACTCACAACCAAAACAGAATACGGCGCCAGTCGCGTCCTATGGCATCGAAAGGATTTGCATGACGCACTGAAACGAGCAGTGTTGAGCCCTTCGACTGTCGCAGGGGGTCTGGTGGAGATTCGAGTCTCCTCTCGGGTGGTTCGCTGCGACCCTTGGGGCGGAGTGGTAACTCTTGAGAGTGGCGAGGAAATCAGAGGAGATATTATCATTGGCGCTGACGGAATGTAA
- a CDS encoding uncharacterized protein (predicted protein), translated as MDDKPAIELAECVEAGTKSRGNILVDADGQVQRLPVPSKDPNDPLNYSTWEKTAIIVSCCWFSTMSLSCIGGLGAILNVFFQLYLPQGYTTNQVVWLSTFPSLFVGIGNFLILPLGLLYGRRIATIISTVVLLGATIGCAVCNTWEQHLALRIIQGLAAGATESVGSSRKLIIHPNQVLPLILAEVTFVHQHGMVYGLYWAAQNAITGCLTLAASYEVASLGWRWFYWVFAIAVAIGLVLVVFGGFETGYKRRSQFVNGRMVITDRFGVTRMLTEDETREVLESQGHPSSGEEIPEELRPKKTYWQMLKPWSHPTESALTFIPQILFQIVEALLCPGILYATLLSSVVLASSIGMSLSYNTVLEYNYHWAPESIGLINLGGVFGGFGGMLYAGFLGDKFIVWKATRNGGAFAPEHRLILLIFPGVLGVAALLLYGFTADGGATWGGPYMGWTLFQITFVSVLILSTSFAAESWERNPGPALVAVVGMKNIVAFGLSYGINPMVEKYSYPTAMGILAAVTGGVFLLGIPVYILNPRVSTNVGIYHTF; from the exons ATGGATGACAAACCCGCCATTGAGCTAGCAGAATGTGTGGAAGCTGGGACGAAGTCGCGGGGGAATATTCTGGTTGATGCCGATGGTCAGGTTCAGCGCTTGCCTGTGCCCAGCAAAGACCCCAATGATCCGTTGAACTATAGCACATGGGAAAAAACTGCGATCATTGtgagctgctgctggtttT CTACCATGTCCTTGTCCTGCATTGGGGGCCTTGGGGCAATTCTCAACGTGTTCTTCCAGTTGTATCTGCCTCAAGGATATACTACCAACCAAGTCGTCTGGTTATCGACATTCCCGTCCTTGTTTGTCGGAATTG GTAATTTTCTGATCCTTCCACTTGGGTTACTTTACGGTCGCCGTATCGCAACGATCATCTCAACAGTCGTCCTCCTGGGAGCCACCATCGGATGTGCCGTTTGCAACACATGGGAACAGCATCTGGCATTACGAATAATACAGGGTCTTGCGGCAGGTGCTACAGAGTCAGTGG GCTCGTCCAGGAAGTTAATAATTCATCCAAATCAGGTTCTACCACTCATTCTTGCCGAGGTGACTTTCGTTCATCAGCATGGAATGGTATACGGCCTTTACTGGGCCGCACAGAACGCGATCACGGGCTGTCTTACTCTGGCAGCTTCTTATGAGGTTGCTAGTCTCGGCTGGCGATGGTTCTATTGGGTCTTCGCCATTGCGGTTGCGATAGGGCTGGTTCTGGTGGTTTTTGGTGGCTTTGAGACCGGTTACAAGCGGCGGTCTCAGTTCGTCAATGGTCGTATGGTAATAACAGACCGATTTGGGGTGACCAGAATGCTCACAGAGGATGAAACTCGCGAGGTCCTTGAGTCCCAGGGACATCCATCCAGTGGTGAGGAAATTCCAGAGGAGCTGCGACCCAAAAAGACGTATTGGCAAATGCTGAAGCCGTGGTCACATCCAACCGAAAGCGCCCTCACCTTTATCCCACAGATCTTGTTTCAAATCGTGGAAGCATTACTGTGTCCTGGGATTCTTTATGCCacacttctttcttctgtggTCCTTGCCTCATCAATTGGCATGTCACTATCTTACAACACCGTTCTTGAGTATAACTACCATTGGGCACCTGAATCAATCGGATTGATTAACCTCGGCGGCGTGTTCGGTGGATTCGGTGGGATGTTGTATGCTGGCTTCCTGGGGGATAAATTTATCGTTTGGAAAGCAACAAGAAATGGAGGAGCCTTTGCCCCTGAGCATCGTCTCATTCTCTTGATCTTCCCTGGCGTCCTCGGAGTCGcggctcttcttctttacgGATTTACAGCTGATGGTGGCGCCACCTGGGGGGGCCCATACATGGGCTGGACGCTTTTCCAAATTACTTTTGTTTCAGTTCTCATATTGTCGACCTCTTTCGCGGCCGAGTCATGGGAGCGGAACCCTGGTCCTGCTCTTGTTGCGGTGGTCGGTATGAAGAACATCGTGGCATTCGGTTTGAGTTACGGAATCAACCCAATGGTGGAGAAGTACAGCTATCCAACTGCAATGGGAATCCTGGCCGCCGTCACCGGTGGCGTCTTCTTGCTGGGTATTCCAGTTTACATCCTGAACCCTAGGGTAAGCACCAATGTTGGCATTTACCACACTTTCTAA
- a CDS encoding cytochrome P450 (predicted protein): MPAISLSLIGIGVVAVGTVWALWALTRKLQVPNNYPNAPRSLPYSIPFLKSTIPFVLDGLNLFRQASLYCQDRWPLRVDLLNGEVYIVQGAKNIASIFSTPGLTVTQAYGIALKHCFGMEQKAVDAYLADTSGSWHRPIPGSQTPWHGRVSYHTHENLVRGLLGAGLDPTTERIERLLLASLEGAVSRTSEWTYGMDLTEFFETHLGSAILQALYGPLLVTKNSDFNRNLWRYDKQIMRLAKRLSSWLIPEAYRLRDELLGAIMRWHQQATLLSETIPSCERTSGGEADPYWGSAMMRERNKMLLSIEGQDAKSVASTDLGFIWASVTNVVPSTMTLCTHMYRDHSLVENIRLAALNCIRPGATLRFDLNKLGKQPLLLSMYAETLRFGVQIHIPRCSPHQPLSVAGVTIPPDKMIFINTSLAHTDESVWNTRNGEHPLDTFWAQRFLIDPKDEGSGPTRKECSQPLESTPRGEYKRMDGQGSSSGQFTLEGLDGSWIPYGGGQHACPGRILAKRIILLASSMMATMFDIELLAPNSLQFGSPRFGFGVRKPSAQVPFRIRRRKSAEIFTPAVRQESDLDRKSNVTGGFLHGAVLISLLQYLPLLYQAVQLETAILSAISLLPIVIIGVVIAAASMLMVPLFGGYVWVLRVGLDHTHPGNRLAGPV, encoded by the exons ATGCCTGCAATCAGTCTTTCTTTGATTGGAATCGGGGTGGTAGCTGTGGGTACAGTGTGGGCACTTTGGGCTTTGACCAGGAAGTTGCAAGTCCCAAACAATTATCCCAACGCACCACGCAGCCTTCCATACTCAATACCATTCCTGAAAAGCACCATCCCATTTGTGCTCGACGGACTAAACCTTTTCCGCCAGGCCTC CCTCTATTGCCAGGATCGTTGGCCACTGCGGGTAGATCTTCTAAACGGCGAGGTCTATATAGTCCAAGGAGCTAAGAACATCGCTTCCATTTTCAGCACGCCCGGCCTTACAGTTACACAAGCATATGGAATTGCACTGAAGCATTGCTTTGGGATGGAGCAGAAAGCCGTTGATGCCTATCTCGCTGATACCTCGGGCTCCTGGCATCGGCCCATTCCCGGCAGCCAAACGCCGTGGCACGGACGTGTGAGTTACCACACACACGAGAACCTTGTTCGGGGCCTCTTAGGCGCAGGGTTGGACCCAACGACGGAGCGCATAGAACGGCTATTACTTGCCTCTCTGGAGGGGGCCGTGTCAAGGACGTCTGAGTGGACGTATGGTATGGACTTGACCGAGTTCTTTGAGACCCATCTCGGGTCAGCGATCCTACAAGCCTTATATGGTCCGCTGCTGGTCACAAAGAACTCAGACTTCAACCGCAACCTGTGGCGGTATGATAAACAAATAATGAGACTAGCCAAGCGCTTATCGTCGTGGCTAATCCCCGAAGCCTATCGTTTGCGGGATGAGCTTCTCGGTGCTATCATGAGGTGGCATCAACAGGCTACTCTACTATCAGAAACAATCCCAAGTTGTGAAAGGACCAGCGGAGGTGAAGCCGATCCATACTGGGGGTCGGCGATGATGCGCGAAAGGAATAAGATGCTGTTGAGCATCGAAGGACAGGATGCCAAATCAGTGGCATCCACGGATCTTGGCTTCATCTGGGC CTCTGTTACGAATGTGGTCCCATCTACCATGACCCTTTGCACCCACATGTACCGTGATCACTCCCTCGTCGAGAATATCCGTTTAGCGGCGCTAAATTGCATCCGGCCAGGGGCCACCTTGCGCTTCGACCTCAATAAGCTTGGGAAGCAGCCTTTGCTGCTCTCGATGTATGCCGAGACCTTGCGCTTTGGCGTACAAATTCATATCCCCCGGTGCTCACCACATCAACCGCTTTCGGTGGCAGGAGTAACCATCCCACCTGATAAAATGATCTTTATCAACACAAGTCTCGCGCACACTGACGAGTCCGTATGGAACACACGGAATGGAGAGCATCCGCTGGATACCTTTTGGGCACAGCGATTCCTGATTGACCCAAAAGACGAAGGCAGCGGGCCTACAAGGAAAGAGTGTTCTCAGCCACTTGAATCCACTCCTAGGGGAGAGTACAAGAGGATGGATGGTCAAGGTTCAAGCTCAGGGCAATTTACCTTAGAAGGCCTCGATGGAAGCTGGATACCGTATGGAG GCGGACAACACGCATGTCCGGGTCGTATTTTAGCAAAGCGCATTATATTGCTCGCAAGCTCCATGATGGCTACcatgtttgatattgagcTGCTAGCGCCCAATTCCTTGCAGTTTGGGTCACCGCGCTTCGGATTTGGGGTCCGCAAGCCATCTGCGCAAGTGCCATTTCGGATCCGACGCCGAAAGTCA GCCGAGATATTCACACCCGCAGTTCGACAAGAATCCGATTTGGACAGGAAATCTAACGTTACTGGAGGCTTCCTCCATGGCGCGGTCCTGATCTCGCTTCTGCAATACTTACCCTTGCTTTACCAAGCCGTACAGCTCGAAACGGCTATTTTATCCGCCATCTCCCTGCTGcccatcgtcatcattggtGTAGTGATTGCAGCGGCCTCCATGCTGATGGTTCCGTTGTTCGGTGGATATGTATGGGTTCTACGGGTTGGCTTGGATCATACTCACCCTGGGAACCGGCTTGCTGGCCCTGTTTGA
- a CDS encoding uncharacterized protein (predicted protein), whose amino-acid sequence MSTATTTITASVAAAAPAPENVRMRIDGSDPKFGDFRDDLARDGFAVVKGAIPRERALKYADEMFSWLENFNLGFDRHDPSSVHKDNLPVINEKGMCLQYAVTHEKFVWDVRSEPGVVETFEKVYNDKDLIVSFDAVNFGFPKSSCE is encoded by the exons ATGTCtactgccaccaccaccatcactGCATCTGttgcagctgcagcgccagcgccggAAAATGTCCGCATGCGGATCGACGGCAGCGACCCCAAGTTTGGTGATTTCCGGGATGATCTTGCCCGGGATGGATTTGCCGTTGTGAAGGGTGCCATTCCCCGTGAGCGGGCCCTCAAATATGCCGATGAGATGTTCTCATGGCTGGAGAACTT TAACCTGGGGTTTGATCGTCACGATCCGTCGAGTGTTCACAAAGACAACCTTCCCGTAATCAATGAGAAGGGAATGTGCTTGCAGTATGCCGTCACCCACGAGAAGTTCGTTTGGGATGTGCGTAGCGAACCGGGGGTCGTCGAAACCTTCGAGAAGGTGTACAATGACAAAGATCTCATTGTCTCTTTTGATGCCGTGAACTTCGGTTTCCCGAA ATCTTCCTGCGAATAA
- a CDS encoding uncharacterized protein (predicted protein): protein MHAKISKHAFLGVLWAFTATDTVFVLFRIFVRIASFRRLFVDDIFVLLAWAIMLTNAIIWQIQGQVLYNLYAISTGQESYTPAVLPMFESFMRYIAPMTIMFYSGLWAIKFSFMSFFFRLNSKVKSHRIWWYVVMLVVGGVYIACVADVDYKCSLGGMEYIISENFDDLVQPRRQRLTWGYNQPNAATSIMSIIRTAHSGQTVPGILSLIF, encoded by the exons ATGCATGCCAAAATTTCCAAACATGCCTTTCTG GGCGTGCTCTGGGCATTTACGGCTACTGACACTGTCTTCGTCCTCTTTCGCATCTTTGTCCGGATTGCCTCATTCCGTCGACTCtttgtcgatgatatcttcGTGCTACTCGCATGGGCCATCATGCTGACCAATGCGATCATCTGGCAGATCCAGGGGCAAGTGCTTTATAATTTGTATGCGATCAGCACTGGCCAGGAATCATACACCCCTGCAGTTCTGCCTATGTTTGAATCATTCATGCGATATATAGCTCCCATGACCATTATGTTCTACTCAGGGCTGTGGGCCATTAAGTTCTCATTCatgtcctttttcttccgcctCAACTCCAAGGTCAAGAGCCATCGTATTTGGTGGTATGTTGTCATGCTGGTTGTTGGAGGCGTCTATATTGCATGCGTGGCCGACGTCGACTACAAGTGTAGCCTAGGCGGAATGGAGTATATAATCAGTGAGAACTTTGACGATCTGGTCCAGCccagaagacaaagactaACGTGGGGTTATAATCAGCCAAATGCAGCGACCTCGATCATGTCCATTATCAGAACCGCACATTCTGGGCAAACTGTGCCGGGGATATTGTCACTGATATTTTGA
- a CDS encoding uncharacterized protein (predicted protein), with product MNRPAIISYTELTLPFPSTRGLWFAPSAEAWRDIWIAYQLTGCSELNLRDLLSDPSLMTQLAPELDIEVARSALLQGLALQVWEFRQQMLLSQTSLSGPRATTQLWLQSRQEDLYTTLRAVQQDSLSVPPVTTLMSEFVMMYLHIDIDAIQRFVGRMGELDARRAYPGLRDWSRTKEARFAIWHAGQMFRAARNVAAYQFRGFESLAIYHATLVLWVYGLIQCGETKRLEVTTPMSEADLTAPVPLDEPENQVTKSFLSHGVGRPGLMMLQYRGKNEGDVKVFYELAKPRAVTAVAQQVFEGNCRLPFSDVSLPPIIQNL from the exons ATGAATCGACCCGCTATCATTTCCTATACAGAGTTGACGCTCCCATTCCCCTCGACAAGAGGTTTATGGTTTGCTCCCTCTGCCGAGGCCTGGCGGGATATCTGGATAGCGTACCAGTTGACTGGTTGCTCCGAGCTCAATCTACGTGATCTATTATCAGATCCGTCATTGATGACTCAACTAGCTCCCGAACTAGATATCGAAGTCGCGAGATCTGCCCTTCTGCAGGGTCTTGCGCTGCAGGTTTGGGAGTTCCGTCAACAAATGCTTCTATCTCAGACTTCTCTATCTGGCCCGCGTGCGACAACTCAGTTATGGCTACAAAGTCGACAAGAAGACTT ATATACGACCCTTCGAGCGGTACAGCAAGACTCCCTAAGCGTACCCCCGGTGACAACTTTGATGAGCGAGTTCGTGATGATGTACCTCCACATAGATATTGACGCAATCCAGCGCTTCGTCGGAAGAATGGGCGAGCTAGATGCCCGTCGCGCCTATCCCGGGCTTCGGGACTGGAGCCGGACGAAAGAAGCGCGGTTTGCCATTTGGCACGCTGGCCAAATGTTTCGAGCGGCTCGTAACGTGGCGGCATATCAGTTCCGCGGCTTTGAATCCTTGGCTATCTACCATGCCACGCTGGTTCTATGGGTGTACGGTTTGATTCAATGTGGCGAGACCAAGCGACTCGAGGTGACTACCCCTATGAGTGAAGCCGACTTGACTGCACCAGTTCCCCTGGATGAACCCGAGAACCAAGTGACGAAGTCGTTCCTAAGCCACGGCGTTGGGCGACCCGGATTAATGATGCTTCAGTATCGTGGAAAGAACGAAGGAGATGTAAAGGTTTTTTATGAATTGGCCAAGCCTCGTGCAGTAACAGCGGTGGCACAGCAGGTGTTTGAAGGGAATTGCCGACTTCCTTTCTCAGATGTTTCACTTCCACCGATAATTCAAAACCT ATAA